A single Prevotella sp. E15-22 DNA region contains:
- a CDS encoding DUF6057 family protein → MKKWWPYLVIVLLWVPLVVFESDYLYALQDQNLFLHTPLFFEQQMVKAGGLLTWIGSYLTQYFYYPMLGAGILCLLWAFFMWLCKRTFRLANTWIALIPVACMVLTIVTLGYWVYYLKLPGHAFCATMGSIVAVALTWGYRALPRRHHLPSVYIVFAAGLGYQFFGFYALLATALMGIISWREHKSLWGDAFLAFTQIFLWPIFSYYCGNPEINIVNIYWAGLPVFAHQGERFFAYNLPYVILFASMVLMAMKPSIKSRKWLNITIVAVVAIGLLKFWNKDDNLHRELSMTRSIETGQWDKALKTAKNVKGEPTRLICMMRNLALFVQGAKTTNGYRDGAKRPAAPFTVHTVHTAGKMLYLQYGIPNYCYRWCMEDGVEYGWSIEKLKLMTMCSILNGEEVAAQRYVNLLKKTDFHKKWAMRMEAMIKAPQLVMQAPEFKHILPLLRDDNFLTADQSQQELFLIEHIMSTPGATLEQRRLADFTMSYYRNNRQKLVEQ, encoded by the coding sequence ATGAAAAAGTGGTGGCCATACCTTGTCATCGTACTCTTGTGGGTACCATTGGTAGTCTTTGAAAGCGACTATCTATATGCGTTGCAAGACCAGAACCTGTTTCTCCACACGCCGCTCTTCTTTGAGCAACAGATGGTGAAGGCAGGCGGACTGCTGACATGGATAGGCAGCTACCTCACACAATATTTTTACTACCCTATGCTCGGAGCAGGCATTCTGTGCCTACTCTGGGCATTTTTTATGTGGCTGTGCAAACGCACCTTCCGATTGGCGAACACCTGGATAGCGCTGATACCTGTGGCCTGCATGGTGCTCACCATCGTCACCCTGGGCTATTGGGTCTATTACCTCAAATTGCCCGGCCATGCGTTCTGTGCCACCATGGGCAGCATCGTGGCGGTAGCATTGACATGGGGCTACAGAGCATTACCACGTCGCCATCACCTGCCATCAGTCTATATTGTCTTCGCCGCAGGACTAGGTTATCAATTCTTCGGATTCTACGCGTTGTTGGCCACAGCATTGATGGGTATTATCTCGTGGCGCGAGCATAAAAGTCTTTGGGGAGACGCTTTCCTAGCCTTCACCCAGATATTCCTTTGGCCAATCTTCAGTTACTATTGCGGAAACCCCGAAATAAACATCGTCAATATCTATTGGGCAGGCCTGCCCGTGTTTGCCCATCAGGGCGAGCGCTTCTTTGCCTACAACCTGCCCTATGTCATCCTCTTTGCGAGTATGGTGCTGATGGCCATGAAGCCCAGCATCAAGTCCAGGAAGTGGCTGAACATCACCATCGTTGCGGTGGTGGCCATAGGCCTACTGAAGTTCTGGAACAAGGACGACAACCTACATCGCGAGCTCAGCATGACGCGCAGCATTGAGACAGGCCAATGGGACAAGGCATTGAAGACAGCGAAGAACGTAAAGGGCGAACCCACCCGACTCATCTGTATGATGCGCAACCTGGCCCTGTTTGTTCAGGGTGCCAAGACCACCAATGGCTATCGTGACGGAGCCAAGCGCCCTGCGGCGCCTTTCACCGTTCACACCGTTCACACGGCAGGAAAGATGCTTTATCTGCAATATGGCATCCCTAACTATTGCTATCGTTGGTGCATGGAGGACGGTGTAGAATATGGCTGGAGCATTGAAAAGCTCAAGCTGATGACCATGTGCTCCATTCTGAATGGCGAGGAGGTGGCAGCCCAGCGCTACGTCAACCTTTTGAAGAAGACCGACTTCCACAAGAAATGGGCCATGCGCATGGAAGCCATGATCAAAGCGCCGCAACTGGTGATGCAGGCCCCGGAGTTCAAGCATATTCTGCCCTTACTTCGTGACGACAACTTCCTGACGGCCGATCAGAGTCAGCAGGAGCTCTTCCTCATTGAGCACATCATGAGCACCCCTGGAGCCACCTTGGAGCAGCGCCGGTTGGCCGACTTCACCATGAGTTATTATCGCAACAACCGTCAGAAACTCGTAGAACAATGA
- a CDS encoding DUF2795 domain-containing protein — MYWTLELASKLEDAPWPATKEELIDYAIRSGAPLEVLENLQEIEDEGDIYESIEDIWPDYPTKEDFLFNEDEY; from the coding sequence ATGTACTGGACACTTGAATTAGCATCTAAACTAGAAGACGCTCCCTGGCCAGCAACCAAGGAGGAGTTAATCGACTATGCCATCCGTTCTGGAGCTCCCCTCGAAGTGTTGGAGAATCTGCAGGAGATTGAGGATGAGGGTGATATCTACGAGAGTATCGAGGATATCTGGCCCGACTATCCCACGAAAGAGGATTTCTTGTTCAACGAGGACGAGTACTAA
- a CDS encoding leucine-rich repeat domain-containing protein, which yields MKKILTHLSFLSLRTSHGCVKGMIYISFFGLIATVSFSCDKDSTDESKEKILTYEDSLELGLITPPDTTGNDPQEPSTPTKNIKVTIDGIIYNLNENKHTATVLGVEREDIKSILIPESVHFNNNDYPVDTIGDGAFYYKTKLEKVKIKGENLKVIGQMAFEKCFRLINIDLPNSVTEISHHAFFNSGLSGSLILPKNLIKIGKNAFRICYFESVVFQSNLETIGQEAFYNCRYLKKLTIPKVKNIEASAFEYCRELKSVVINDGLEMIGEKAFYECRKINEVQIPKTLKSIGEDAFLNCVSIRKVVIEDVSSWCRLSFSNSSSNPLILGSRLFNINKEEIKEIVIPEDITSIGQYVFAGCESLNKVIIPENVSIIGHGAFMACKNIEFLSLSENINEIGNSAFSNCRIPVIYCYASKVPKTGSLAFYGGESGVTLHVPVQSISLYKASAPWKYFGKIVGF from the coding sequence ATGAAAAAAATACTAACTCATCTAAGCTTTTTATCGTTGCGCACGTCACATGGATGTGTCAAAGGCATGATTTATATTTCATTCTTTGGTTTAATTGCAACAGTATCATTCTCATGCGATAAGGATTCGACAGACGAAAGTAAAGAGAAAATACTAACTTATGAAGATAGTTTAGAATTAGGGCTAATAACACCACCTGATACTACAGGAAATGACCCGCAAGAGCCTTCTACGCCCACTAAAAATATAAAAGTGACAATAGATGGTATAATCTATAATTTAAATGAGAATAAACATACAGCAACAGTATTAGGAGTAGAAAGAGAGGACATAAAAAGTATTTTGATACCTGAATCCGTTCATTTTAACAATAATGATTATCCTGTTGACACTATAGGCGATGGCGCTTTTTACTATAAAACAAAACTTGAAAAAGTAAAGATTAAAGGAGAAAACTTAAAGGTTATAGGGCAGATGGCATTCGAGAAATGTTTTAGACTAATCAATATTGATTTGCCTAACAGTGTAACGGAAATAAGTCATCATGCTTTTTTTAATAGTGGACTTAGTGGTTCTTTAATATTACCCAAAAACCTAATCAAAATTGGTAAAAATGCGTTCAGGATTTGTTATTTTGAGTCTGTTGTTTTTCAAAGTAATCTTGAAACGATTGGTCAAGAGGCGTTCTATAACTGTAGATATTTAAAAAAATTAACAATTCCAAAAGTCAAGAATATTGAGGCTTCTGCTTTTGAATATTGTCGAGAACTTAAGTCGGTAGTTATTAACGATGGATTAGAAATGATTGGTGAAAAGGCATTTTACGAATGTAGAAAGATAAATGAGGTTCAAATACCTAAGACTCTAAAATCCATTGGGGAAGATGCCTTTTTAAACTGCGTAAGTATACGCAAAGTTGTTATTGAAGATGTTTCTTCTTGGTGTCGTCTTTCTTTTTCAAACTCATCATCGAATCCATTAATTCTAGGAAGCCGTTTATTTAATATTAATAAAGAAGAAATAAAAGAAATTGTTATACCAGAGGACATAACTTCAATAGGTCAATATGTATTTGCGGGCTGTGAAAGTTTAAACAAAGTAATAATTCCAGAAAATGTCTCTATAATAGGGCATGGAGCGTTTATGGCATGTAAAAATATAGAATTTCTTAGTCTATCTGAGAATATCAATGAGATTGGAAATTCTGCTTTTTCAAATTGTAGGATTCCTGTTATATATTGTTATGCATCTAAAGTACCTAAAACGGGATCTTTAGCATTTTATGGAGGTGAAAGTGGGGTAACATTACATGTTCCAGTCCAATCTATTTCTCTTTACAAAGCCTCTGCACCTTGGAAGTATTTTGGAAAAATTGTTGGTTTTTAA
- a CDS encoding DUF5053 domain-containing protein codes for MAVMTLKATQQDTMKARLSDILMHVSWGDISREYFGKSGSWLYHKLNGIDGNKKPTEFTVEERYQLKGALIDLSERIRRAADAIE; via the coding sequence ATGGCAGTAATGACATTAAAGGCTACACAGCAAGACACGATGAAAGCTCGTTTGTCTGACATCCTGATGCACGTTTCTTGGGGCGACATCTCCAGAGAATACTTTGGAAAGTCGGGCTCTTGGCTGTATCATAAGTTGAATGGTATAGACGGAAACAAGAAACCAACTGAATTTACCGTAGAAGAGCGCTATCAATTGAAAGGTGCGCTCATTGATCTGTCTGAGCGCATACGTCGTGCAGCAGATGCCATCGAATAA
- a CDS encoding cob(I)yrinic acid a,c-diamide adenosyltransferase, with product MKMTKIYTRTGDKGMTSLVGGVRVKKNSVRLEAYGTVDELSSHIGLLVAMLPADDDERPLLVRIQSSLFNVGTHLATDQQQTPLPPSGQLPKGEIENLEHRIDEILSLLPEPQGFILPGGTMAAAQCHVCRTVCRRAERKISELAETAVVDAEITQFVNRLSDYLYVLAKKMNFNAKQDEIIWKNPCG from the coding sequence ATGAAGATGACAAAGATTTACACCCGTACTGGCGATAAAGGCATGACCAGTCTGGTGGGTGGTGTACGTGTTAAGAAAAACAGTGTGAGGCTGGAGGCCTATGGCACTGTCGACGAACTGAGTTCTCACATCGGACTCCTGGTTGCCATGTTGCCTGCTGACGACGATGAGCGCCCTTTGCTTGTTCGCATACAGAGCAGTCTTTTTAATGTGGGAACCCACTTGGCCACCGACCAACAGCAAACGCCTCTTCCTCCTTCGGGTCAACTGCCCAAAGGTGAGATAGAAAACCTGGAGCATCGTATTGATGAAATCCTGTCTTTGCTACCTGAACCACAGGGGTTTATCCTGCCGGGCGGGACAATGGCAGCGGCTCAGTGTCATGTGTGTCGTACTGTCTGTCGTCGTGCCGAACGTAAAATTTCTGAATTGGCAGAAACAGCTGTTGTTGATGCTGAAATAACGCAATTTGTCAACAGATTAAGCGATTATCTGTACGTTTTGGCGAAAAAAATGAATTTTAACGCAAAACAAGATGAAATAATTTGGAAAAATCCTTGCGGATAA
- a CDS encoding HAD family hydrolase — MMMTEKIKVIAFDADDTLWDCQGYFEEVENHLYRLIAPYCEDPKKELFKTESGNMADLGYGCKAFTISILETAMRIAGNHLSTTQLEELLQDCKRLLHLPATPLPGVEETLKELRDRIQESSLSPLTAHLSPLKLVCFTKGELQDQENKLKRSGLLKYFDDVEITSDKTQREFLALCEHQGIHPSELLMIGNSLKSDCAPALAIGAWAIHIPFHVTWQLEHFDDIDHERLIKIEHFSDILRYI, encoded by the coding sequence ATGATGATGACAGAAAAGATTAAAGTCATTGCTTTCGATGCTGACGACACCCTGTGGGACTGTCAAGGCTATTTCGAAGAAGTAGAGAATCACCTATACCGCCTTATTGCTCCCTATTGTGAAGATCCCAAGAAAGAACTCTTCAAAACCGAATCGGGTAATATGGCCGACCTTGGTTATGGCTGTAAGGCATTCACCATCAGTATTTTAGAGACTGCCATGCGCATAGCCGGCAACCACCTGTCAACAACGCAGCTGGAAGAGCTCCTGCAAGACTGCAAACGCCTGCTCCACCTGCCTGCCACTCCCCTGCCTGGCGTGGAAGAAACGCTGAAGGAGTTGAGAGACAGAATACAAGAGTCAAGCCTCTCACCTCTCACCGCTCACCTCTCACCTCTCAAACTGGTCTGCTTCACCAAAGGTGAACTTCAGGATCAGGAGAACAAACTGAAGCGCTCTGGTCTGCTAAAATATTTCGACGATGTGGAAATCACCTCCGACAAGACCCAGCGCGAGTTTCTCGCCCTGTGCGAGCATCAGGGCATTCACCCTTCGGAACTGTTGATGATTGGCAACTCGCTGAAAAGCGACTGCGCGCCAGCACTGGCCATTGGCGCATGGGCCATCCATATCCCCTTTCACGTAACGTGGCAATTGGAGCACTTTGATGATATTGACCACGAGCGACTGATAAAAATTGAGCATTTCAGCGATATTCTTCGCTATATTTAG
- a CDS encoding GatB/YqeY domain-containing protein, giving the protein MALFDQISEDIKSAMKARDKVRLETLRNIKKVFLEAKTAPGANDTLADADALKIISKLAKQGKETATTYTQAGRQDLADAELAQVDVLESYLPKQLSQEEIEAEVKKIIAEVGATSMKEMGKVMGTASKQLAGKADGRVISEIVKKLLA; this is encoded by the coding sequence ATGGCATTATTCGATCAAATTAGCGAAGACATCAAGTCTGCAATGAAGGCTCGCGACAAGGTGCGTTTGGAAACGCTTCGCAACATTAAGAAAGTGTTCCTTGAAGCAAAAACTGCTCCTGGAGCCAACGATACATTGGCTGATGCTGATGCATTGAAGATTATCTCAAAACTGGCCAAGCAGGGCAAGGAAACTGCAACGACCTACACACAAGCAGGGCGTCAAGACCTGGCTGATGCAGAGTTGGCACAGGTGGATGTACTTGAGAGTTATTTACCGAAACAACTTTCCCAAGAGGAGATAGAGGCAGAGGTGAAGAAGATCATTGCTGAGGTTGGAGCCACAAGTATGAAGGAGATGGGAAAGGTAATGGGCACAGCCAGCAAGCAGTTGGCAGGAAAGGCTGATGGCCGAGTCATCTCTGAGATTGTGAAGAAACTCTTGGCTTAA
- a CDS encoding aminotransferase class I/II-fold pyridoxal phosphate-dependent enzyme, with protein sequence MQAIILAAGMGRRLGEYTKDNTKCMVPVNGVRLIDRLLGQLAKQDLKRVIIVVGYQGQALRHYIEEQYISHQTSDLSPQPSDLSHQTSDLSRLNIEFAENPIYDKTNNIYSLALVKDKLQEDDTLLIESDLIFSDRIIPMIVNNPYPNLALVAKYETWMDGTMVRLDDDQNIVNFISKDAFDYNEVDSYYKTVNIYKLSKAFSQQKYVPFLDAYTKAVGNNEYYENVLRIISLLNNNHDMKAMPIGGEKWYEIDDKQDLDIAEALFADEKDVLRKYYGRYGGFWRFPQMLDFCYLVNPYFPSKRMKDELRANFDTLLTEYPSGMKVNTLIASKSFGVSEPYIVPGNGAAELIKILMEDTQGKTGFIRPTFEEYPNRYDKDCQVTFVPQNADYRYTADDLMTFFADKGIQQLMVINPDNPSGNFIPKNGILRLAQWCEDRGIRLIVDESFVDFSEDYANNSLLSDEILEAYPHMAVMKSISKSYGVPGLRLGILCSANKELIARIKKEVSIWNLNSFAEFFMQIYNKHEKDYLRACDKFVAERAHFYEQLKQIPFFHVMPSQANYFLCEVLPPYKASEIVIYMLKQHNILTRDCSLKSGLDPTKQYMRIAVRDHADNTRLVEGLKELAK encoded by the coding sequence ATGCAAGCAATCATCCTCGCGGCCGGCATGGGTCGCAGATTAGGCGAATATACAAAAGACAACACCAAGTGCATGGTGCCCGTAAACGGTGTCCGTCTCATCGACCGTCTTTTAGGTCAGTTGGCCAAGCAAGACCTCAAGCGCGTCATCATCGTGGTGGGCTATCAGGGTCAGGCGCTCCGCCATTATATTGAGGAGCAATACATCAGCCATCAGACCTCAGACCTCAGCCCTCAGCCATCAGACCTCAGCCATCAGACCTCAGACCTCAGTCGTCTGAACATCGAGTTTGCCGAGAATCCCATCTACGACAAGACCAACAACATCTACTCGCTGGCCCTGGTGAAAGACAAGTTGCAGGAGGACGACACCCTGCTCATCGAGAGCGACCTCATCTTCAGCGACCGCATCATCCCCATGATTGTCAACAATCCCTACCCCAACCTGGCACTGGTGGCCAAGTACGAGACATGGATGGATGGCACCATGGTGCGCCTGGACGACGATCAGAACATTGTGAACTTCATATCGAAGGATGCTTTCGACTATAACGAGGTCGATTCCTATTATAAGACCGTCAATATCTATAAGCTGTCGAAAGCCTTCTCACAGCAGAAATACGTGCCCTTCCTCGATGCCTACACCAAGGCCGTGGGCAATAACGAATACTACGAGAACGTGCTGCGCATCATCTCGCTGCTCAACAACAACCACGACATGAAGGCCATGCCCATTGGAGGCGAGAAATGGTACGAGATCGACGACAAGCAGGACCTCGACATTGCCGAAGCCCTTTTTGCCGACGAGAAGGATGTGCTGCGCAAGTACTATGGTCGCTACGGTGGTTTCTGGCGTTTCCCCCAGATGCTCGACTTCTGTTATCTGGTGAATCCCTATTTCCCCAGCAAGCGCATGAAGGACGAGCTGCGCGCCAACTTCGACACCCTGCTCACCGAATATCCCTCGGGCATGAAGGTAAACACCCTCATTGCCAGCAAGAGCTTTGGCGTGAGCGAGCCCTATATCGTGCCTGGCAATGGTGCTGCCGAGCTGATTAAGATTCTGATGGAGGACACGCAGGGCAAGACCGGCTTCATCCGTCCCACCTTCGAGGAATATCCCAATCGCTACGACAAAGACTGTCAGGTGACCTTTGTGCCCCAGAATGCCGACTATCGCTATACGGCCGACGACCTGATGACGTTCTTTGCCGACAAGGGCATCCAGCAGCTCATGGTCATCAACCCCGACAATCCCTCGGGCAACTTCATTCCCAAGAACGGCATCCTGCGCTTGGCACAATGGTGCGAGGACCGAGGCATCCGTCTCATCGTCGACGAATCGTTTGTCGACTTCAGCGAGGACTATGCCAACAACAGTCTGCTCAGCGACGAGATCCTCGAGGCCTATCCCCACATGGCCGTGATGAAAAGCATCTCAAAGAGCTATGGTGTGCCCGGCCTTCGTCTGGGCATCCTCTGTTCGGCCAACAAAGAGCTCATCGCACGCATCAAGAAAGAGGTGAGCATCTGGAACCTCAACTCGTTTGCCGAGTTCTTCATGCAGATCTACAACAAACACGAAAAAGACTATCTGCGCGCCTGCGACAAGTTTGTGGCCGAGCGAGCCCATTTCTACGAACAGCTGAAGCAGATACCCTTCTTCCACGTGATGCCCTCGCAGGCCAACTACTTCCTTTGCGAGGTGCTGCCCCCTTACAAGGCCAGCGAGATTGTCATCTATATGCTCAAGCAGCACAACATCCTCACACGCGACTGCAGTCTGAAGTCAGGTCTCGACCCCACGAAGCAGTACATGCGCATCGCCGTGCGCGACCATGCCGACAACACCCGACTCGTTGAAGGACTAAAAGAACTGGCCAAATGA
- a CDS encoding NAD/NADP-dependent octopine/nopaline dehydrogenase family protein, with amino-acid sequence MKICICGGGNLGHVVAGFVAAQGRHEVSLLTRQPERWSTELTIEAPEETTYIGHLNGIFSDAKHAVSDAQIILLCLPGYAIRDTLLQIKAYLHPDAAVGTVVSSTGFFFQAMDILPPSQTLFGFQRVPFISRVIDYGHRARLMGYKDRLELAIEHCSQPEALRDALSNMLRTPIHLLSSHYEVSLSNSNPLLHPSRLYSLWKDWHEGIIYNRIPMFYEEWTEEAAQLYINMDRELQALLEQLPVRKGSIATVLHYYESTDAPSLARKLRSIEAFKGIASPMIPVEGGFIPDFHSRYFTEDFPFGLAFVHRMTHEKGIASPTIDMIYEWGMKMIK; translated from the coding sequence ATGAAGATATGCATTTGCGGAGGAGGCAACCTGGGCCATGTGGTGGCAGGCTTCGTGGCCGCCCAAGGCCGTCACGAGGTGAGTCTGCTCACACGCCAGCCCGAGCGATGGAGCACCGAGCTAACCATTGAAGCCCCCGAGGAAACAACATACATAGGCCACCTAAACGGCATATTTAGCGATGCCAAACATGCTGTCAGCGATGCACAAATCATATTGTTGTGCTTGCCGGGCTATGCCATTCGCGATACACTCCTTCAGATAAAAGCATATTTGCACCCCGACGCCGCCGTAGGAACGGTGGTCAGCAGCACAGGCTTCTTCTTTCAGGCCATGGACATCCTGCCCCCTTCGCAGACACTCTTCGGGTTCCAGCGTGTGCCCTTCATCTCGCGCGTCATCGACTATGGCCATCGAGCCCGCCTCATGGGCTATAAGGACCGTCTTGAGCTGGCCATCGAGCATTGCAGCCAGCCCGAAGCCCTGCGCGATGCCCTGAGCAACATGCTGCGCACCCCCATCCATCTTCTCAGCAGCCACTACGAGGTGAGTCTCAGCAACAGCAATCCCCTGCTGCATCCCTCGCGCCTCTATTCCCTTTGGAAAGACTGGCACGAAGGCATCATATACAATCGCATCCCTATGTTCTACGAAGAATGGACCGAGGAAGCCGCTCAGCTTTACATCAATATGGACCGCGAGTTGCAGGCCCTACTCGAGCAACTGCCAGTACGCAAAGGCAGCATAGCCACCGTTCTCCACTATTACGAGAGCACCGATGCCCCCTCATTGGCTCGCAAGTTGCGCAGCATAGAGGCCTTCAAGGGCATTGCCTCGCCCATGATCCCCGTCGAGGGAGGCTTCATCCCCGACTTCCACAGTCGTTATTTCACAGAGGATTTCCCCTTTGGCCTTGCCTTCGTTCACCGGATGACCCACGAAAAAGGCATTGCCTCACCCACCATCGACATGATATATGAGTGGGGAATGAAGATGATAAAATAG
- the metG gene encoding methionine--tRNA ligase, which produces MEQKKYKRITVTSALPYANGGVHIGHLAGVYVPADIYVRYLRLKKRDVMFIGGSDEHGVPITVRARKEGITPQDVVDRYHKMIKDSFEEFGISFDVYSRTTSETHHKFAAEWFKKLYDEGKLVEKTTAQLYDEEAKQFLADRYVVGECPYCHNEGAYGDQCEKCGRDLSPTELINPKSTISGSTPVLKETKNWYLPLNEYQDWLKQWILEGHKEWRSNVYGQCKSWLDMDLQPRAMTRDLDWGIPVPVEGAEGKVLYVWFDAPIGYVSNTKELCEKNPEKWGNWEQWWQDEDTRLVHFIGKDNIVFHCIIFPVMMKAHGKYIMPDNVPANEFLNLENDKISTSRNWAVWLHEYLVDMPGKQDVLRYVLTANAPETKDNNFTWKDFQDRNNNELVAVYGNFVNRALQLTKKYWNGVVPACGELQDVDKQALEEFKDVKAKVEALLEQFKFRDAQFEAMNLARIGNRYITECEPWKVWKTDPKRCETILNICLQLTANLAIAFEPFLPFSSKKLREMLHIDSFEWEQLGSTDLLKAGHQLGEPSLLFEKIEDEVIQKQLDKLEATKKANQAAAYKAAPIKDTVSFDDFEKLDIRVGLVKDCQKVKKSKKLLQFTIDDGSGTDRTICSGIAAFYEKPEELIGKRILFVANFAPRTMMGIESQGMILSAVDADESLSVVTTTKDVKPGSQVG; this is translated from the coding sequence ATGGAACAGAAAAAATATAAGAGAATAACCGTGACCTCTGCCCTGCCCTATGCCAATGGCGGTGTGCATATTGGTCATCTGGCTGGTGTTTATGTACCAGCCGATATCTACGTACGTTACCTGCGTCTGAAGAAGCGCGACGTGATGTTTATTGGTGGTTCTGATGAGCATGGCGTGCCCATCACTGTTCGTGCCCGCAAGGAGGGCATCACACCTCAGGATGTGGTAGATCGCTATCACAAGATGATTAAGGATTCGTTCGAGGAGTTTGGCATCTCGTTCGATGTCTATAGCCGTACCACCAGCGAGACGCATCATAAGTTTGCTGCCGAGTGGTTCAAGAAGCTCTACGACGAGGGCAAACTGGTAGAGAAAACCACCGCTCAGCTCTACGACGAGGAGGCCAAGCAGTTCCTGGCCGATCGTTATGTTGTGGGTGAATGTCCCTACTGCCACAACGAGGGCGCCTATGGCGACCAGTGTGAGAAGTGCGGACGCGACCTGAGTCCTACAGAGCTGATCAATCCTAAGTCAACCATCAGTGGTTCTACGCCCGTATTGAAGGAAACCAAGAACTGGTACCTGCCTCTGAACGAGTATCAGGACTGGTTGAAGCAGTGGATTCTGGAGGGCCATAAGGAGTGGCGCTCAAACGTTTATGGCCAGTGTAAGAGTTGGTTGGATATGGACCTGCAGCCACGTGCCATGACGCGCGACCTCGACTGGGGTATCCCCGTACCTGTAGAGGGTGCAGAAGGAAAGGTGCTGTATGTATGGTTCGATGCCCCTATCGGCTATGTATCAAACACCAAGGAACTCTGTGAGAAGAATCCTGAGAAGTGGGGCAACTGGGAACAGTGGTGGCAGGACGAGGACACCCGTCTGGTGCACTTCATCGGCAAGGACAATATCGTGTTCCACTGCATCATCTTCCCTGTCATGATGAAGGCTCACGGCAAGTATATCATGCCCGATAACGTGCCCGCCAACGAGTTTCTGAACCTTGAGAACGACAAGATCTCTACCTCTCGCAACTGGGCTGTATGGCTCCACGAGTATCTGGTTGATATGCCAGGCAAGCAGGATGTGTTGCGCTATGTACTGACAGCCAATGCCCCCGAGACCAAGGACAACAACTTTACTTGGAAGGACTTCCAGGACCGCAATAACAACGAGCTCGTGGCTGTTTACGGCAACTTCGTGAACCGTGCCCTCCAGCTCACCAAGAAATACTGGAACGGCGTCGTTCCTGCTTGTGGCGAGTTGCAGGATGTTGATAAACAGGCCCTTGAGGAGTTCAAGGATGTCAAGGCCAAGGTGGAGGCACTGCTCGAGCAGTTTAAGTTCCGCGATGCCCAGTTCGAGGCCATGAACCTGGCTCGTATCGGCAACCGTTATATCACAGAGTGCGAGCCCTGGAAGGTTTGGAAGACCGACCCCAAGCGTTGCGAGACCATTCTGAACATCTGCTTGCAGCTCACAGCCAACCTCGCTATCGCCTTCGAGCCATTCCTGCCATTCTCTTCGAAGAAGCTCCGCGAGATGTTGCATATCGACAGCTTCGAGTGGGAGCAGCTGGGCAGCACCGACCTGCTGAAGGCTGGTCATCAGTTGGGCGAGCCTTCGTTGCTGTTCGAGAAGATTGAGGATGAGGTCATCCAGAAGCAGCTCGACAAACTGGAGGCAACCAAGAAAGCCAATCAGGCAGCAGCCTATAAGGCCGCTCCTATCAAGGATACCGTTTCGTTCGACGACTTTGAGAAGCTCGACATCCGTGTGGGCCTCGTGAAGGATTGTCAGAAGGTAAAGAAGAGCAAGAAGCTCCTGCAGTTCACCATCGACGATGGCTCAGGCACCGACCGTACCATCTGCTCGGGTATCGCCGCCTTCTACGAGAAGCCCGAAGAGCTCATTGGCAAGCGTATCCTCTTCGTGGCCAACTTCGCCCCCCGTACCATGATGGGTATTGAGAGTCAGGGCATGATTCTCAGCGCAGTTGATGCCGACGAGAGCCTGAGCGTGGTAACCACAACAAAGGACGTAAAGCCTGGCAGTCAGGTAGGATAA
- a CDS encoding DUF6712 family protein produces the protein MFHVITQGRTASNLESQVIRSLQSYELQLLTNLQAHPQCYYDLITIIRENEDVFPAWHTSPVAALYTPKVFENKKNSSSYWF, from the coding sequence GTGTTCCACGTCATCACTCAGGGCCGCACCGCTTCCAACCTCGAATCTCAGGTCATCCGTTCCCTGCAGTCCTATGAGCTCCAGCTCTTGACCAACCTTCAAGCCCATCCCCAATGTTATTACGATCTCATCACTATCATCCGTGAAAATGAAGATGTATTCCCCGCCTGGCACACCTCTCCAGTCGCCGCTCTCTACACCCCTAAAGTCTTCGAAAACAAAAAAAATTCCTCCTCCTATTGGTTTTAA